In Daphnia pulex isolate KAP4 chromosome 7, ASM2113471v1, one genomic interval encodes:
- the LOC124196948 gene encoding larval cuticle protein 65Ag1-like, with translation MIKTVLIVCFLAVALAAPAPEEILSYDVEDHKHSQTGDAGNAVKGSYSYVAEGKTYTINYEADEKGYRATGDHLPVSPEVPAVPEVPAVPAVAEVPVVEAKAAPVISTVALPAAYPYGYYGFPAARFGYGFNYGFPQYPAYSYYF, from the exons atgatcaagACG gtgCTGATTGTTTGCTTCTTGGCTGTCGCTCTGGCTGCCCCGGCTCCCGAGGAAATCCTGAGTTACGACGTGGAAGATCATAAACACTCCCAGACTGGAGATGCTGGCAACGCTGTCAAAGGATCCTACAG TTACGTCGCCGAAGGCAAGACTTACACCATCAACTACGAAGCTGATGAGAAAGGTTACCGTGCCACAGGTGACCATTTGCCCGTCTCTCCTGAAGTTCCAGCTGTGCCAGAGGTACCTGCTGTTCCAGCTGTTGCCGAAGTGCCAGTAGTCGAAGCTAAAGCCGCGCCCGTCATCTCAACTGTGGCCCTACCAGCAGCTTACCCGTACGGTTACTACGGCTTTCCCGCTGCCCGTTTCGGTTACGGATTCAATTACGGATTCCCGCAATATCCAGCCTACTCTTACTACTTCTAA
- the LOC124196938 gene encoding 1,4-beta-D-glucan cellobiohydrolase B-like has protein sequence MEKHVNRHLVQLLITFLVLVNSALLAEGADENPVVEDRTLGALDFIVQTCSSLGNCQPLTTGLVVDNNWRGVYYNLCYDPKKCDKIPTVNEYQTLFGLTVSPSKTSLTLKYVATAPGPRIYLTTASGPDSYQMVYLLNREISFDVDLSTVGCGLNAAFFFVGMDADGGKAKYGYKGPVYGTGYCDAQLAQTNKPNCYELDIIESNSLTTLLATHTCKGANNCEPTGCGFMPYPLGKTDFYGRGSSYCVDTTKPFTVTTRFVTVDGKDTGNLKEIQRIYKQNGRTIPNPTVGGNFNSLSDAYCSYYGLNNIGGISASMTQGLKNGMVLTMGLWGDLKNPDFMGWLDKPPYGPCPVYSYSNPNVTYSNIKYGPIGSTA, from the exons ATGGAGAAACACGTCAACAGACACCTAGTTCAATTGCTAATTACATTTCTTGTATTAGTCAACAGCGCCCTATTAGCCGAAGGTGCGGATGAGAATCCCGTTGTAGAAGATCGCACTTTAGGAGCCCTCGATTTCATCGTCCAGACCTGCAGCAGTTTGGGTAATTGTCAACCTTTAACCACCGGTTTGGTGGTCGATAACAACTGGAGGGGCGTCTACTACAATCTCTGCTACGATCCCAAAAAATGCGATAAG ATTCCGACTGTCAATGAGTATCAAACTCTATTTGGATTGACTGTTTCCCCTTCGAAAACTAGTCTAACCCTTAAATACGTGGCCACTGCTCCAGGTCCCAGGATCTACTTGACCACTGCGTCCGGTCCTGACAG CTACCAGATGGTTTACCTGCTGAACCGAGAAATCAGTTTCGACGTCGACTTGTCCACCGTCGGTTGCGGATTGAACGccgccttcttcttcgtcggaaTGGATGCCGATGGAGGAAAAGCCAAGTATGGTTACAAAGGACCCGTTTACGGAACAGGCTACTGCGATGCCCAACTAGCCCAGACCAACAAACCCAACTGCTACGAGTTGGACATCATAGAATCCAACAGTTTGACCACTCTGCTAGCCACTCACACCTGCAAAGGAGCCAACAATTGCGAACCTACCGGATGCGGATTCATGCCTTATCCGCTGGGAAAAACGGATTTTTACGGCCGAGGTTCCTCCTATTGCGTCGATACCACCAAACCTTTCACCGTAACCACCCGCTTCGTCACCGTCGATGGAAAAGACacgggaaatttgaaagaaattcagcGCATCTACAAGCAAAATGGGAGGACGATACCCAATCCCACG GTTGGCGgcaatttcaattctttatcGGACGCTTACTGCAGTTATTACGGGCTGAATAACATTGGGGGAATATCGGCCAGCATGACCCAGGGACTGAAGAATGGAATGGTCCTCACCATGGGTCTGTGGGGCGATCTGAAAAATCCTGACTTTATGGGCTGGTTGGACAAACCACCGTATGGTCCTTGTCCCGTTTACAGCTACTCGAACCCTAATGTCACCTACAGCAACATCAAATACGGTCCCATTGGATCAACGGCTTAA
- the LOC124196939 gene encoding uncharacterized protein LOC124196939 isoform X1 — MTKIPLIAVFSVWLFVVYGQIPFNNFDPYHPYYIPYTSTFTNQPIKHVNDETAAQSSGTIEFKNNPSIRDLYYRGGIFLRIKQLEETTASLTRQLKAMQTALDDKADKTALAAKADITALDPINTALNKITTPSSIGKIPTSCGDLKTIGFVKSGIFSIMDGKQVKNVYCDFTKTADSELQKMIGTVDVKSTAIYFHAKMTNVYSAALTTIQFDPIKLNVGTALNPATGIFVAPTPGKYYFAFSGISDSGVKARVLLQMMKTGTADWILVGEGYGDTTFKTFSMHATLELVKGDQVRLYLSEGRIHDNVLHNYFNYVGWLVEENELTV, encoded by the exons ATGACAAAAATACCG TTGATTGCTGTTTTTTCGGTTTGGCTCTTTGTTGTTTATGGCCAAATACCCTTCAATAACTTTGACCCTTATCACCCCTATTACATTCCCTACACTTCAACGTTTACCAATCAACCCATTAAACACGTTAATGATGAAACGGCAGCTCAGTCTAGCGGAActattgaattcaaaaataatccGAGCATTAGGGACCTTTACTATCGGGGTggcatttttttaagaataaaacaaCTTGAAGAAACGACTGCTAGTTTAACAAGGCAACTGAAAG cGATGCAAACTGCTTTA gacgataaggccgacaaaacagcatTAGCCGCTAAGGCCGACATAACAGCgt tgGACCCAATTAATACTGCTTTAAATA AAATTACCACTCCCAGTTCTATTGGTAAAATCCCCACCTCATGTGGAGACCTCAAGACTATCGGATTCGTCAAAAGCGGAATCTTCTCCATCATGGACGGCAAACAAGTCAAAAACGTCTATTGCGATTTTACTAAAACAGCCGATTCAG AGTTGCAGAAAATGATCGGCACTGTCGACGTAAAATCTACAGCTATTTATTTCCACGCTAAAATGACGAATGTTTATTCGGCTGCCCTAACCACCATTCAATTTGATCCAATCAAACTCAATGTGGGAACTGCCCTTAACCCTGCCACTGGAATATTCGTCGCCCCTACACCAGGGAAATATTATTTCGCATTTTCGGGTATTAGTGATAGCGGCGTCAAAGCAAGAGTTCTGTTGCAGATGATGAAGACTGGAACAGCGGATTGGATCCTAGTAGGAGAAGGGTACGGTGACACCACCTTCAAGACTTTTTCCATGCATGCTACATTGGAACTTGTCAAAGGCGACCAAGTTAGGCTATACTTATCAGAAGGAAGAATTCACGATAATGTTttacataattattttaattatgtcGGTTGGCTAGTGGAAGAGAACGAATTAacagtttga
- the LOC124196942 gene encoding sulfotransferase 1E1-like isoform X4 encodes MSSNEEEQPTSSPLNVKFDVVPETLEPSYKEHFPVFVNGLVQGEPGGFVFHPHYAQNANKIYNMKVRSDDVWIRTFPRSGTTWTSELAWLIMNDCNFQEAARVPLTVRSPNIDTNYFANWGDFAPPEIMDNLITIEKIEEMTSPRVIKSHLPFQLLPPNLLDTAKVIYVARNPKDAIVSFFYFHKLVKLCYYAGEMDDFVDYFLNNKLLWTPYFPTVLEAWAKRDHPNLLFLFYEDMKKDLPSEIQKIAAFLNKTVTPEQIEKLVDHVDIDKFAKNESVNMTREIKAGLSNEGHTFIRKGETGGWKNHFSPEVNRKIDEWIEKNLEGSDLKFVTELD; translated from the exons ATGTCGTCCAACGAAGAAGAGCAGCCGACTTCATCGCCATTAAATGTCAAGTTTGACGTGGTTCCCGAAACGCTTGAACCTTCCTACAAGGAGCATTTCCCAGTGTTTGTCAATGGATTAGTTCAAGGAGAGCCGGGCGGATTCGTCTTCCATCCGCACTACGCCCAAAATGCCAACAAGATTTACAACATGAAAGTGAGGAGCGACGACGTCTGGATCCGCACTTTCCCCCGATCCG GTACAACTTGGACGTCCGAATTGGCCTGGCTCATCATGAACGATTGCAATTTCCAAGAAGCTGCTCGAGTGCCGCTAACTGTCCGATCGCCCAATATCGA TACCAATTACTTTGCCAATTGGGGAGATTTCGCCCCGCCGGAAATAATGGATAACCTCATCACTATCGAAAAGATTGAAGAGATGACGTCACCCAGAGTCATCAAGTCGCACTTGCCCTTTCAATTGCTGCCACCCAATTTACTCGACACTGCCAAG GTGATTTACGTTGCCCGCAATCCCAAGGACGCCAtcgtttccttcttctatttcCACAAATTAGTGAAATTGTGCTACTACGCTGGAGAAATGGACGACTTTGTCGACTACTTTCTCAACAACAAAC TGCTGTGGACTCCCTATTTCCCCACCGTCCTCGAGGCTTGGGCCAAACGTGACCATCCCaacttgttatttcttttctacgaAGACATGAAGAAG GATTTGCCCAGTGAAATCCAGAAAATCGCCGCTTTCCTCAACAAAACGGTGACGCCAGAGCAGATTGAGAAGCTGGTCGATCACGTGGATATCGACAAATTCGCCAAGAACGAGTCGGTCAACATGACCCGCGAGATCAAAGCCGGCCTCTCCAACGAAGGCCACACTTTCATCCGCAAAG GTGAAACGGGAGGCTGGAAGAACCATTTCAGTCCGGAAGTGAACCGCAAAATCGACGAGTGGATCGAAAAGAATTTGGAGGGATCCGATTTGAAATTCGTCACCGAACTcgactaa
- the LOC124196940 gene encoding probable ubiquitin carboxyl-terminal hydrolase FAF-Y, whose amino-acid sequence MEEDATEHYITCRVCYLQFDDHQVKPKLLSCSHTVCLTCLKQIYNHGAVIKCPVCRRSDRLQSVEQLPTNQALLHMIKLNEKLKCQKLTCLSESLEVDDFIKELLEIHSPEDKVFFDQLRKIIQFVVKDSTRSLEPVWKIQDRWTNGAYVVQLHQTVISCVKEFTLQHVNYLISDIQARWNSVDVTQRYALLNFIRTLANETDYDDVPFQVLDVILEFVQCPDTPDELMDSCIDIQCKILNDCFNSDLVSHWILNCIQIIQHREQQRSVMVAMKLIRHLCYLYAVKSASSNDHYQQSAEFTELVWLKYKEIYMFLNQEWHLLDLAVAEIVAYMADVRLNWTGANQAHPAAIQERLTFILMILKYGQLVLSDSDAVSIWTCLVGGTVSASDSDVCFEWFSRAIEMNVLDPKSHQRIFHHHILKLDPRQMTYQTHFFIDCFQHFFLAVQCSAGDTFTDDVIDPTPGLEFLWKMSLYSEPSVAKKAYDLLKETIIYLGSRLVACSIEIPDNVVGNCLDRFRDECLASRRVPRCLATMTQTKLMDHLAELLEEEDIPGSFEALEHRRELTIGIHTVLSLPLKFDINRSIFLLSVTKRGRLLGKIHIKPWALFGSSKFIQELWEFCIGNPRKIGRRIVKSTGDTSVSLKVKNALFQPVVPELLNYAIWVDSECAEKSCQVGITGIQSSHRRDGNSRRVTGWQFVFLLRDKSPGNHQPKTSLRFGDVVQGIDVVKSLCCSRILSSHFSDGLRLTLEAI is encoded by the exons ATGGAAGAGGACGCAACGGAGCATTACATCACGTGTCGTGTCTGCTATTTGCAGTTTGATGACCATCAGGTCAAACCCAAGTTATTGTCTTGCTCTCACACCGTTTGTCTCACGTGCCTCAAG CAAATCTATAATCATGGAGCAGTAATTAAATGTCCGGTTTGTCGTCGGTCTGACCGTTTGCAAAGCGTTGAGCAACTGCCAACCAATCAAGCTCTTTTGCACATGATCAAGTtgaacgaaaaattgaaatgtcaaaaacTGACGTGTCTCTCCGAGAG TTTGGAAGTGGATGATTTTATAAAAGAACTACTAGAAATTCACTCGCCGGAAGACAAAGTGTTTTTCGATCAACTGCGCAAAATTATTCAGTTTGTCGTGAAAGATTCGACAAGATCGTTGGAACCtgtttggaaaattcaagACCGTTGGACAAACGGGGCTTATGTTGTTCAATTGCATCAGACTGTCATTTCTTGCGTCAAAGAATTCACGCTCCAACACGTGAACTACCTTATCAGCGACATTCAG GCACGTTGGAACTCGGTCGATGTGACCCAACGCTACGCattgttgaattttattcGTACTTTGGCCAACGAGACTGATTACGATGACGTCCCATTTCAA GTTTTAGACGTCATTTTGGAGTTCGTGCAATGCCCAGACACGCCCGATGAACTGATGGATTCCTGCATCGACATCCAGTGCAAGATTTTGAATGATTGCTTCAACAGCGATCTGGTGAGCCACTGGATCCTGAACTGCATCCAGATAATCCAGCACAGGGAACAGCAGCGATCCGTGATGGTAGCCATGAAATTGATCCGTCACTTGTGTTACTTGTACGCCGTCAAATCGGCCTCGTCTAACGACCACTACCAACAATCCGCCGAATTCACCGAGTTGGTCTGGCTAAAGTACAAGGAGATTTACATGTTTCTCAATCAAGAATGGCACCTACTAGATCTAGCCGTAGCTGAAATCGTGGCCTACATGGCAGACGTTCGTTTAAACTGGACGGGAGCTAACCAAGCTCATCCGGCAGCCATTCAAGAACGACTTACATTCATTCTAATGATCCTTAAATATGGTCAATTGGTGTTGAGCGACTCGGATGCCGTTTCCATCTGGACCTGCCTTGTAGGCGGAACTGTTTCCGCCTCAGATTCCGACGTGTGCTTCGAATGGTTCAGCAGAGCTATCGAAATGAACGTCCTGGACCCTAAAAGCCACCAGCGAATTTTCCACCATCACATTTTGAAGCTAGATCCTCGCCAGATGACGTACCAAACTCATTTCTTCATCGACTGTTTCCAACATTTCTTCTTGGCTGTCCAGTGCTCGGCTGGAGACACCTTCACCGATGATGTGATCGATCCTACACCCGGACTGGAATTCCTCTGGAAAATGTCCTTATATTCCGAACCCTCCGTtgctaaaaa GGCGTACGACTTATTGAAGGAGACAATTATCTACCTGGGTTCGCGATTGGTGGCTTGTTCGATTGAAATTCCCGACAACGTCGTTGGTAATTGCCTGGACAGATTCAGGGACGAATGTTTGGCCAGTAGAAGAGTACCGAGATGTCTGGCCACCATGACCCAAACGAAGTTGATGGATCACCTAGCTGaactgttggaagaagaagacattcCGGGAAGTTTTGAAGCTTTGGAACACCGGCGGGAATTGACAATTGGAATCCACACGGTTTTGTCGCTGCCGCTCAAGTTCGATATCAACCGAtccatttttctcctttcggTCACGAAGAGAGGCCGCTTGCTGGGCAAGATTCACATCAAACCTTGGGCGCTCTTTGGTAGCAGCAAATTCATTCAGGAATTGTGGGAATTCTGCATTGGTAATCCAAGAAAAATTGGTCGGCGGATTGTtaag TCGACCGGTGATACGTCCGTAAGTTTGAAAGTGAAGAACGCCCTGTTCCAGCCGGTAGTTCCGGAATTGTTGAATTATGCCATATGGGTGGACTCTGAATGCGCCGAAAAATCATGCCAGGTGGGCATCACTGGCATCCAGAGCTCCCACAGGAGAGATGGCAACAGTCGACGTGTCACCGGATGGCAATTCGTGTTTCTCCTTCGTGACAAGAGTCCCGGCAATCACCAACCCAAGACATCGCTACGCTTTGGCGACGTCGTCCAAGGCATCGACGTCGTCAAATCACTTTGCTGCTCCCGAATATTGTCGTCCCATTTCAGCGACGGACTCCGACTTACCCTGGAAGCCATTTAA
- the LOC124196939 gene encoding uncharacterized protein LOC124196939 isoform X2, giving the protein MTKIPLIAVFSVWLFVVYGQIPFNNFDPYHPYYIPYTSTFTNQPIKHVNDETAAQSSGTIEFKNNPSIRDLYYRGGIFLRIKQLEETTASLTRQLKAMQTALDDKADKTALAAKADITALDPINTALNKITTPSSIGTIPTSCGDLKTIGFVKSGIYSIMDSKRVKNVYCDFTKTTDAELQKMIGTVDVKSTPTYFHAQMSKTYSAALTTVQFDSIKLNVGTALNPATGIFVAPTSGKYYFAYSGLSDAGVRARVRMQTANAGTTNWKLVGEGYGDPSYKTFSMHATLELVKGDQVRLYLSEGIIHEANLAYYFNYVGWLLEENELTV; this is encoded by the exons ATGACAAAAATACCG TTGATTGCTGTTTTTTCGGTTTGGCTCTTTGTTGTTTATGGCCAAATACCCTTCAATAACTTTGACCCTTATCACCCCTATTACATTCCCTACACTTCAACGTTTACCAATCAACCCATTAAACACGTTAATGATGAAACGGCAGCTCAGTCTAGCGGAActattgaattcaaaaataatccGAGCATTAGGGACCTTTACTATCGGGGTggcatttttttaagaataaaacaaCTTGAAGAAACGACTGCTAGTTTAACAAGGCAACTGAAAG cGATGCAAACTGCTTTA gacgataaggccgacaaaacagcatTAGCCGCTAAGGCCGACATAACAGCgt tgGACCCAATTAATACTGCTTTAAATA AAATTACCACTCCCAGTTCTATTGGTACAATCCCAACCTCATGTGGAGACCTGAAGACTATCGGCTTCGTCAAAAGCGGAATCTACTCCATCATGGACAGCAAACGAGTAAAAAACGTCTATTGCGATTTTACTAAAACAACCGATGCAG AGTTGCAGAAAATGATCGGTACAGTCGACGTGAAATCAACACCTACTTATTTCCACGCTCAAATGTCAAAGACTTATTCGGCTGCCCTAACCACCGTTcaatttgattcaatcaaactCAATGTGGGAACTGCCCTTAACCCTGCCACTGGAATATTCGTCGCTCCTACATCAGGGAAGTATTATTTCGCTTACTCGGGCTTAAGTGATGCAGGCGTCAGAGCACGAGTTAGGATGCAAACGGCGAATGCTGGAACAACGAATTGGAAACTAGTCGGAGAAGGGTACGGTGACCCCTCCTACAAGACTTTTTCCATGCATGCTACATTGGAACTTGTCAAAGGCGACCAAGTTAGGCTGTACTTATCAGAAGGAATAATTCACGAGGCTAATTTagcttattattttaattatgttGGTTGGCTATTGGAAGAGAACGAGTTAAcggtttga
- the LOC124196947 gene encoding uncharacterized protein LOC124196947, which translates to MLTLSTCHTAGRFLETLVLLGRVAVLSSSSFPGLIIDSPMMKGLIIIATGFLLVLVADSAVIFHHRIPTEFYLHNSQYDDYYHHQCPFQHYLGATDNVDSRDYYPDVVPRHLLESSAGEFKRLTDYGYNNDIEGRQHQKHGDSSNEVAIPNYRLFHFVLRLVRGMRRHFLPVYATHPDDISNIYAQYNEHELRRMIDA; encoded by the exons ATGCTGACGTTGTCTACGTGCCACACAGCTGGAAGGTTTTTAGAAACGTTGGTTCTTTTGGGTCGAGTGGCTgtgctttcttcttcctcctttccTGGTCTCATCATTGACTCACCAATGATGAAG GGTCTGATTATTATAGCAACGGGTTTCTTGTTGGTCCTAGTTGCGGATTCGGCCGTCATTTTCCACCATCGAATCCCTACCGA GTTTTATTTACACAACAGCCAGTACGATGATTATTACCATCACCAGTGTCCCTTCCAGCATTACCTTGGAGCTACAGACAATGTTGACTCGAGAGATTACTACCCCGACGTTGTTCCTCGCCATCTCTTGGAAAGTAGTGCTGGTGAATTCAAAAGACTGACGGATTACGGCTATAATAATGACATAGAGGGCAGACAGCACCAAAAACATGGCGATAGCAGTAATGAAGTAGCAATACCCAATTACCGTTTGTTCCATTTCGTGTTGAGGCTCGTCAGGGGAATGAGGAGACACTTTCTTCCGGTTTACGCCACTCATCCCGATGACATTAGCAACATATACGCCCAGTACAACGAGCACGAACTGCGTCGGATGATAGATGCGTGA
- the LOC124196939 gene encoding uncharacterized protein LOC124196939 isoform X3, with the protein MTKIPLIAVFSVWLFVVYGQIPFNNFDPYHPYYIPYTSTFTNQPIKHVNDETAAQSSGTIEFKNNPSIRDLYYRGGIFLRIKQLEETTASLTRQLKEITTPSSIGKIPTSCGDLKTIGFVKSGIFSIMDGKQVKNVYCDFTKTADSELQKMIGTVDVKSTAIYFHAKMTNVYSAALTTIQFDPIKLNVGTALNPATGIFVAPTPGKYYFAFSGISDSGVKARVLLQMMKTGTADWILVGEGYGDTTFKTFSMHATLELVKGDQVRLYLSEGRIHDNVLHNYFNYVGWLVEENELTV; encoded by the exons ATGACAAAAATACCG TTGATTGCTGTTTTTTCGGTTTGGCTCTTTGTTGTTTATGGCCAAATACCCTTCAATAACTTTGACCCTTATCACCCCTATTACATTCCCTACACTTCAACGTTTACCAATCAACCCATTAAACACGTTAATGATGAAACGGCAGCTCAGTCTAGCGGAActattgaattcaaaaataatccGAGCATTAGGGACCTTTACTATCGGGGTggcatttttttaagaataaaacaaCTTGAAGAAACGACTGCTAGTTTAACAAGGCAACTGAAAG AAATTACCACTCCCAGTTCTATTGGTAAAATCCCCACCTCATGTGGAGACCTCAAGACTATCGGATTCGTCAAAAGCGGAATCTTCTCCATCATGGACGGCAAACAAGTCAAAAACGTCTATTGCGATTTTACTAAAACAGCCGATTCAG AGTTGCAGAAAATGATCGGCACTGTCGACGTAAAATCTACAGCTATTTATTTCCACGCTAAAATGACGAATGTTTATTCGGCTGCCCTAACCACCATTCAATTTGATCCAATCAAACTCAATGTGGGAACTGCCCTTAACCCTGCCACTGGAATATTCGTCGCCCCTACACCAGGGAAATATTATTTCGCATTTTCGGGTATTAGTGATAGCGGCGTCAAAGCAAGAGTTCTGTTGCAGATGATGAAGACTGGAACAGCGGATTGGATCCTAGTAGGAGAAGGGTACGGTGACACCACCTTCAAGACTTTTTCCATGCATGCTACATTGGAACTTGTCAAAGGCGACCAAGTTAGGCTATACTTATCAGAAGGAAGAATTCACGATAATGTTttacataattattttaattatgtcGGTTGGCTAGTGGAAGAGAACGAATTAacagtttga